A region of the Kribbella sp. NBC_01245 genome:
CAGAAGCAGCCGCACGAAACCTGGTAGTCCTGCACACCGGCCTCTGCCGTGACCTCCGGAATGAGACGACCGACGATCCGGTCACCGACGTGCTGGAATGCCTTGATCATGGTGATTCCTTCCTACCGAGGCGGATGAGTTGGCAGGACATTACTTTCGCGGGCGGGTAGTAGCGAGAGGAATTCGCATCAATATCTGGCCAGATCCAGACTCGCGAATTGCTGTCCGGTTCTTGCCGATCACGTGGTGTTGACGCCTGATCGCCGGATGCTGATGGAATCGCTTGTAAAACAAGGCTTCTGGTCTGGTCCGGAAGGCCCGGGTCGTCGAAATTTAAAGGAACGGAATTCCTCGGTCGGCCAAGTTTTGAAATAGCGGGGTAGGGTATTGCCATGGTCAAAGCAGGAATCGCGGCACTCGCCTTGACAACGGCCGGTTTATTCATTGCGAGTAGGCGGCTGGCCTTGGTCACGGTGGCCGGGCGGAGTATGGAACCGGCTCTGGCCGACGGCGATCGGCTACTCGCTTGGCGACGGCCGCGCCGCCCGCTGCGGCTCGGCGACGTCGTCGTACTGGAAGCGCCGTATCCCGCCGGTGTCCTGGTCCGCGAGGCCGACGACGGCAGCCCGGTTCCGCCGCCGTGGCAGACGCCGCCGGCCGGGCCGCGGGAGATGAGCCGCCGGTGGATCGTCAAACGCGTCGCCGCCCAGCCCGGTGACGCCGTACCGGCCTCAGCCGCCGGGCGCGTGCCCGCGGGAACGGTGGTGCCGCCCGGGCGGTTGCTCGTGGTCGGCGACAACCCGGGTCAGAGCTACGACTCGCGCCAGGTCGGCTTCGTCCCGGCCGAGCGCGTCCTCGGCCTGGTCATCCGCCGCCTGGGCTGATCTTCCGCAGCGCCTGATCTCCCCGCAGCGTCTGACCGTCTTTGCGTCTGACGTCTTTGCGTCTGGCCGTCTTTGAGGCGTTTCGAGGCGTCTTTGCGGCCTTCTTTGCGGATCGGCGTCACGAAAGCATCAACGTGCCGTCCCTTGTCGTGTACCTGGCAGCCGTCCCTGCCGACGACGAGGAGAGAAATGGGCACCACCGTGGTCGTGAGCATCACCGTGATCGGTCTGGCCGTCCTCACCGGCTGGCTGATCGTGAACCATCGCACCGCCCCACACCGCGGTACGCCGCGCGGGGCGGCCGGGTCCCTCAGCCGGCAGGGGCGGCACCGCGGCCGCGTCGCCCCGGCTATCCGCGCCGGCAACCCCGCGAGGGCACGCCGTCCGCAACACACGGACGAGGGCGACTAACCGGCGGCGATCGCCTCGATCTCCAGCAACCACGCCTCGTCGAATATCCCGGCCAGTACGACGGTCAAGGCCGGCCGATGCGCCCCGAGGACCTCACGTCGTACGGCGGAATTGGCCGCGGCGTACTCCCGTGAGGACAGATAGGTCGTGACCTTCACGAGGTTCTCCACCTTGAGATCGGCCTCGGCGAGCGTGGCAAGCAGGTTCGCCCACACCAGCCGCGCCTGCGCCTCGAAGTCGTCGGGCGTATTTCCCGCGCGATCGACCGGGATCTGCCCGCTGATGAACAGCAGCCGCTGCGCTCCATCCACCGCGACGCCCTGGGCATATCCGCCCGACGCCTCCGGTGCGGCGGCCGGGTCGATCGGTGTCGTACGCAGTTCGCTCATGCTGTCGTGCTATCACGGTCAAACCAGCCCTGACACCGGGTTTTCACCTCTGCTTCGAGGAGACAGCTGATGAACGGCGTGACCGAACCGGCCGTGCGAGAACTGATCGACGCTATCAACGCGGGCGATCGGGCCCGCTTCCTCGCGGTCCTGACCCCGGACGCCACGATGTCCGACGACGGCACCGACCGGGACCTCCAGGCCTGGATCGATCGCGAGATCTTCACCGCGGACGGGCGGATGGAGGTCGAATCCGCGACCGACGGCGGCCTCTCCCTTATCGCTCGCTTCCGCAACAACACCTGGGGCGAGATGCGCACCCGCTGGCACTTCACCCTCACGCCCGACCACACCACCATCGCCCGCCTGGAAACCGGCCAAGCCTGACCGCGGCTGACTAGTTGGCTGACCGCGGCGGCGCGACTAGTTGGCTGAGCTCTTCTGGGCGCCGGTCGGTGCTGCAGAGACGGTCAGGGTTCTGTACCGCGGTCGAGGCCGAGGGTGGCGATGAGGTCTTCGTGGAGTTCGAACCAGACGCGGTGACATGAATCGATGTCGGTGCGGTCGACCCATCCGTTGCCGCCTGCTTTGGCGCGATGCAGGGCTGCGGTGAATCGTGAGTCGTATCCACCGAAGCGGGCCAGGAGGACGTCGAGGCGGCCGGCGATTGGGGCGAGGGCGTGGTCGATGGCGGTGAGCTCGTCGAGGACGGCGGCGTCCCAGGCCGCGTCGGTGTGGTCGTTGGCGGCGAGCCGGTCGCCGGGAACAGGGCGGAGTTGCCAGTCGGTGCAGGCCTGCTGGAGGCGGGCATTCAGCGGGAGGAAGTCGCGGTAGACCTCGCGGACTTCCGCCGCGCCGCCGGTGGAGACGAGTTCGGCTGCGAGCTGGCGTTCGTTCTCCGTACGTCCCGACTCGGTCAGTGACCAGCCCTCGAGACCGGCGAAGGCGGCGTGCGTCACCCAGCCGTACGCCTCGGCATCGCTCAGGGTCTCTGCCGTCTCGGCCGGGTCGAGCCTGAAGCGGCGAGCGATCACGGGGGTGTCGGCGAACCCGCTGATGCGGACGGCGTGCAGGGTCAGGAGCTCGGGCGGCGAGTCCTGCGTCATGAGTGGGTGCTCTTCCTGGCGGTGAGCCGGTTGAAGTGCTGTTGGCAGGCCTGGGGGGAGTTGAATCCCATCGCTTCCGCGATCTGCGCCCAGGTCAGGCCGGCACTGCGGGCGGTGAACAGGAGGCCGGTTTCGAGCCCATCAACCTCGGCGCGCGCGGCAGGCAGGAGCGCGAGTGCACTCAGGACGCCCTCGGGAGCCAGGTCGGTAGAGCGCCAGAGTGCGAAGTGGGCCAGGTCGACCGCCGACGGCGGGACAGGCGCTGGGCGCCACGGTCGGGCGTCGAGCTCGTCGGCTCCGAGCTCGAGGAGGTGCTCACTCGCCTCCTGCTCGCGTCGTGC
Encoded here:
- a CDS encoding transcriptional regulator, with translation MTQDSPPELLTLHAVRISGFADTPVIARRFRLDPAETAETLSDAEAYGWVTHAAFAGLEGWSLTESGRTENERQLAAELVSTGGAAEVREVYRDFLPLNARLQQACTDWQLRPVPGDRLAANDHTDAAWDAAVLDELTAIDHALAPIAGRLDVLLARFGGYDSRFTAALHRAKAGGNGWVDRTDIDSCHRVWFELHEDLIATLGLDRGTEP
- a CDS encoding S26 family signal peptidase; the encoded protein is MVKAGIAALALTTAGLFIASRRLALVTVAGRSMEPALADGDRLLAWRRPRRPLRLGDVVVLEAPYPAGVLVREADDGSPVPPPWQTPPAGPREMSRRWIVKRVAAQPGDAVPASAAGRVPAGTVVPPGRLLVVGDNPGQSYDSRQVGFVPAERVLGLVIRRLG
- a CDS encoding RidA family protein, with protein sequence MSELRTTPIDPAAAPEASGGYAQGVAVDGAQRLLFISGQIPVDRAGNTPDDFEAQARLVWANLLATLAEADLKVENLVKVTTYLSSREYAAANSAVRREVLGAHRPALTVVLAGIFDEAWLLEIEAIAAG